Proteins from one bacterium genomic window:
- a CDS encoding DUF1295 domain-containing protein has product MVHDFWNYQLIALIVMILIMTIVWIIHLIIRRADIVDIAWAYSLSILAGMFALLSPHEGLRPVLMAVLVGIWGLRLGTHLLLRIAGHEEDGRYQQMRREGKGALDFFWFFQFQALLNVILCIPFSFVALNPVNRLGFFEYAGLSIGVIAIIGESLADAQLRRFKARTGTRGQVCRDGLWKYSRHPNYFFEWLIWVALFVFACGSPLGWISFIGPLLMLYFLFKVTGIPATEAQALRSKGLAYAEYQRTTSAFVPWVNKQ; this is encoded by the coding sequence ATGGTACATGATTTTTGGAACTATCAGCTGATCGCGCTGATCGTCATGATTTTAATTATGACGATTGTTTGGATTATCCATCTGATTATCCGGCGCGCCGATATTGTTGATATCGCTTGGGCATACAGCCTGTCGATATTGGCTGGAATGTTTGCCTTGTTATCACCGCACGAAGGTTTGCGCCCTGTTCTGATGGCCGTGCTTGTCGGGATTTGGGGTTTACGACTTGGTACGCACCTCTTGTTGCGTATCGCGGGTCATGAGGAAGACGGCCGCTATCAACAAATGCGTCGCGAAGGAAAAGGAGCATTGGATTTTTTTTGGTTTTTTCAATTTCAAGCCCTGCTCAATGTCATACTCTGTATTCCGTTTTCATTCGTTGCACTCAACCCCGTCAACCGCCTCGGCTTTTTTGAATACGCAGGTTTGAGTATCGGCGTTATTGCGATTATCGGTGAATCGCTCGCGGATGCGCAACTCCGTCGTTTCAAGGCGCGTACCGGCACCCGCGGCCAAGTCTGTCGCGATGGATTATGGAAGTATTCACGCCATCCTAATTATTTTTTCGAATGGTTGATATGGGTGGCCCTTTTTGTTTTCGCCTGCGGCTCACCGCTCGGGTGGATTTCCTTTATCGGCCCTTTATTGATGCTGTATTTTCTTTTTAAAGTCACCGGTATTCCGGCTACGGAAGCGCAAGCATTGCGTTCCAAAGGCCTCGCATATGCAGAGTATCAACGCACCACCAGCGCGTTCGTACCGTGGGTCAATAAACAATAA
- a CDS encoding class I SAM-dependent methyltransferase, with protein sequence MPGFYEKLVLRTFEGMHQGYMRIHLPDGRMYTYGNANAELQATIQVRSNNFFKKCALYGDIGFGEAYVDGDWDTDSVTRVIRWFLLNVEQAPTISGSKRRIVTANFLKGINRLYHRLRENTVKLARKNIQAHYDLSNEFFKTFLDASMTYSSAYFRTPDMSLEAAQTEKYDRLCRQLKLKPTDHVLEIGSGWGGFALHAVKHYGCKITTITISEEQYHYARARFAAEGFADRISILFTDYRNVSGQFDKIVSIEMLEAVGHRYFKTYFAKLHEVLKPNGLVGLQVIICPDSRYTALRKGVDWIQKHIFPGSLLPSVGVLHEAAHRTGDLSLVDLKHLGRHYARTLATWRDRFNQNNELVQALGFDESFRRKWNYYLSYCEAAFEARNIGVVQMIWSRPNNMLVS encoded by the coding sequence ATGCCGGGTTTTTACGAAAAACTGGTACTTCGTACGTTCGAAGGAATGCATCAAGGTTACATGCGCATCCATTTGCCGGACGGACGAATGTATACGTACGGTAATGCCAATGCCGAATTGCAGGCAACAATCCAAGTGCGCAGCAATAATTTTTTTAAGAAATGCGCTCTTTACGGTGATATCGGTTTCGGCGAAGCCTATGTGGATGGCGATTGGGACACCGACAGCGTTACCCGTGTGATTCGCTGGTTTTTGCTCAACGTCGAACAAGCGCCTACCATTTCCGGATCCAAGCGCCGCATCGTCACCGCTAATTTTCTCAAAGGGATAAATCGTTTATATCATCGGTTGCGGGAAAATACCGTCAAACTTGCGCGTAAGAATATTCAGGCTCATTACGATCTGAGCAATGAATTTTTCAAAACGTTTCTGGATGCTTCCATGACTTATTCAAGCGCGTATTTCCGTACGCCCGATATGTCGCTGGAAGCCGCACAAACGGAAAAATATGACCGTCTTTGCCGTCAGCTGAAACTCAAGCCGACGGATCACGTTCTCGAAATCGGTAGCGGCTGGGGCGGGTTTGCCTTGCATGCGGTCAAACACTACGGTTGTAAGATTACGACGATTACGATTTCAGAAGAACAGTATCATTATGCCCGCGCACGTTTTGCAGCCGAGGGATTTGCGGATCGGATTTCAATATTGTTTACGGACTATCGCAATGTCAGTGGTCAATTTGACAAAATCGTATCCATCGAAATGCTGGAGGCCGTAGGGCATCGCTATTTCAAAACTTACTTTGCAAAACTTCATGAAGTACTAAAACCCAATGGCCTTGTCGGCTTGCAAGTCATTATATGCCCCGATTCACGCTACACCGCATTGCGCAAAGGTGTGGACTGGATTCAAAAACATATTTTTCCCGGATCCTTGTTGCCATCCGTAGGTGTGCTCCATGAGGCCGCTCATCGCACCGGCGATCTTTCACTGGTTGATCTCAAACATCTTGGTCGTCATTATGCCCGCACATTGGCCACTTGGCGTGATCGCTTTAATCAGAATAACGAACTGGTACAGGCGCTGGGTTTTGATGAAAGTTTTCGACGGAAATGGAATTATTATCTTAGCTATTGCGAAGCGGCTTTCGAAGCGCGTAATATAGGTGTTGTACAAATGATATGGTCACGCCCCAATAATATGCTGGTTTCATGA
- a CDS encoding DUF1365 domain-containing protein produces MNSCLYRCRVMHHRMEPKPHRFFYNIFMFYLDLDELDTLSDKLTLFGHNAFAVFNFKDTDHLFYSGTSRREHITTYLRQNGITSPVGRIMLLTHVRMLGYVFNPVSFYFIFDNDDQPICAIPEVGNTFGEMKPYLIRRSMESSHTFYLKTTKFFYVSPFIDMDAEFEFDLTLPDDQLMMRINDIQNNRRFFVSTLSGKRQILTDARLALYLLRFPLVTLQVIFFIHWQAFRLWLKKLHYHKKTDFPDLQREVHHAGSYVNAIATERR; encoded by the coding sequence ATGAATTCATGCCTGTACCGATGCCGTGTCATGCATCACCGGATGGAACCGAAGCCGCATCGCTTTTTCTATAATATTTTCATGTTCTATCTGGATTTGGACGAATTGGACACACTATCCGATAAACTTACACTTTTCGGACATAATGCATTTGCAGTTTTCAATTTTAAAGACACCGATCATTTATTTTATAGCGGCACATCGCGACGTGAGCATATCACAACCTATCTGCGACAAAACGGCATTACTTCTCCGGTAGGTCGTATCATGTTGCTGACGCATGTTCGTATGTTGGGTTATGTATTCAATCCCGTGTCGTTTTATTTTATTTTCGATAATGACGACCAACCGATTTGCGCCATTCCGGAAGTTGGCAACACGTTTGGCGAAATGAAACCCTACTTGATTCGCCGCAGCATGGAATCGTCCCATACATTTTACCTGAAAACCACAAAATTTTTTTATGTCTCCCCATTTATTGATATGGATGCAGAGTTTGAATTTGACCTCACGTTGCCGGACGATCAGCTGATGATGCGTATCAATGATATTCAGAATAATCGCCGTTTTTTTGTCAGCACCTTATCCGGAAAACGACAGATACTAACCGATGCAAGATTGGCACTGTATCTTCTTCGGTTTCCACTCGTAACCTTGCAGGTGATATTTTTTATTCACTGGCAGGCATTTAGACTGTGGTTGAAAAAATTACATTATCATAAAAAAACGGATTTTCCCGACTTACAACGGGAGGTACATCATGCAGGAAGTTATGTTAACGCCATTGCCACAGAGCGCCGATAA
- a CDS encoding FAD-dependent oxidoreductase, whose amino-acid sequence MERLAIIGTGIAGMGCAHFLNHRYDITMYEQNNYIGGHTHTVTVDEEGSPVFIDTGFMVFNLVTYPNLVRLFKELGVDYKPTSMSFSVQHVPSKLEFNGSGLNELFAQRKNLFNPPYIRMLLEINRFNNTCREVIEKSQFADYTLKEYVEEKGYSDDFLMKYLVPMSSAVWSTPPDAMLGFPAAALVRFFDNHGFLGLHTQHPWYTPVNGSQQYREKLIAPFRDRIFTDRAAVHVRRENGKVFITDKRGDKAAFDKVIIASHADQALAMLEQPSEAEYRLLKEFKYQKNITTLHTDASGMPRTRRAWASWNYRMDQKHDGSLEAHTIYWMNSLQHVSQKTNYFVSINGAERIAPDRVIRRMTYEHPVFSVAAMKAQSELPTLNTKGPVYFCGSYFRYGFHEDAFMSALALCRQITGEAIWL is encoded by the coding sequence TTGGAACGGTTAGCTATTATAGGCACAGGCATTGCCGGAATGGGATGTGCTCATTTTTTAAATCACCGGTATGACATTACGATGTACGAACAAAACAACTACATCGGAGGACATACTCATACGGTCACCGTAGATGAAGAAGGTTCGCCTGTTTTTATTGATACCGGCTTTATGGTTTTTAACTTGGTTACGTATCCTAACTTAGTGCGACTCTTTAAAGAACTGGGCGTAGACTATAAGCCGACTTCCATGTCTTTTAGTGTTCAGCATGTACCCAGCAAATTAGAATTTAACGGATCCGGCCTTAACGAATTATTTGCGCAACGTAAAAATTTGTTTAACCCGCCCTATATCCGCATGCTTTTGGAAATAAATCGTTTTAACAATACGTGCCGTGAAGTGATCGAAAAATCGCAGTTCGCCGATTATACGCTCAAAGAATACGTTGAGGAAAAAGGATATAGTGACGATTTTTTGATGAAGTATCTCGTACCGATGAGTTCCGCAGTATGGTCTACCCCGCCGGATGCGATGCTTGGTTTTCCAGCCGCAGCGCTGGTTCGCTTTTTTGATAACCACGGTTTTCTCGGTTTACATACCCAACATCCATGGTACACACCGGTCAACGGGAGTCAACAATATCGGGAAAAGCTTATCGCACCTTTTAGGGATCGTATTTTTACGGATCGAGCCGCCGTGCACGTTCGTCGCGAGAATGGGAAAGTTTTCATTACGGATAAACGCGGCGACAAAGCTGCTTTTGATAAAGTCATTATAGCATCGCACGCCGACCAAGCGCTGGCCATGTTGGAGCAACCGTCGGAAGCCGAATATCGTTTGTTGAAAGAATTCAAATACCAAAAAAATATTACTACATTGCATACGGATGCATCCGGCATGCCGCGAACCCGCCGGGCCTGGGCTTCATGGAATTATCGAATGGATCAAAAACATGACGGTTCACTTGAGGCGCATACGATTTATTGGATGAATTCGCTCCAGCATGTATCCCAAAAAACAAATTATTTTGTTTCGATCAATGGCGCGGAACGCATTGCACCGGATCGCGTGATTCGCCGCATGACCTATGAGCACCCCGTTTTTTCAGTAGCCGCGATGAAAGCGCAATCCGAGCTCCCGACCCTCAACACCAAAGGACCGGTGTATTTTTGCGGGAGTTATTTTCGCTATGGATTTCATGAAGATGCGTTTATGTCCGCATTGGCATTGTGCCGTCAAATCACGGGAGAAGCGATTTGGTTATGA
- a CDS encoding class I SAM-dependent methyltransferase — MIHTLLKNDLIPDAFIRYGIRRLLRQRLFEEKKPTIELQWQHWKNYINMLKESPIAIDTKAANEQHYEVPTRFFQLVLGRHLKYSSGYWQEGVTELDRAEKDMLALTCSRADLRDGQDILELGCGWGSLSLYMAEHFPQSRITAVSNSRTQKEFIDATARQRGFNNLTIITADMNHFTTDQKFDRVVSVEMFEHMRNYRTLLAKVAQFMKDDARLFVHIFTHREYAYLFEVRDESDWMAKYFFTGGQMPGDMLFHYFNEDLRIEEHWRVSGLHYAKTSEAWLANMDRHRKEIMPLLESTYGSNNARMWWVYWRIFFMACAELWQYNQGDEWLVSHYRFRKNI; from the coding sequence ATGATTCATACCCTACTTAAAAACGACCTCATTCCGGATGCATTCATTCGTTACGGTATTCGCAGACTATTACGTCAGCGTTTGTTTGAAGAAAAGAAACCGACGATCGAACTCCAATGGCAGCACTGGAAAAACTATATCAATATGCTCAAAGAAAGCCCTATCGCCATTGATACCAAGGCCGCGAATGAGCAACATTACGAGGTGCCAACCCGTTTTTTTCAGCTCGTACTGGGACGGCATCTGAAATACAGTTCCGGCTATTGGCAAGAAGGTGTCACGGAATTGGATCGCGCCGAAAAAGACATGCTGGCCTTAACTTGTAGCCGAGCCGATCTGCGTGACGGACAGGATATTTTGGAACTCGGATGCGGTTGGGGCTCCCTATCGCTTTATATGGCCGAACATTTTCCTCAAAGCCGCATCACCGCGGTTTCCAATTCCCGCACCCAAAAGGAATTTATTGATGCCACAGCACGGCAACGCGGGTTTAATAATCTGACGATCATCACCGCCGACATGAATCATTTTACGACCGATCAAAAATTTGATCGCGTGGTGTCTGTAGAAATGTTTGAACACATGCGCAATTACCGCACGCTTCTCGCCAAGGTCGCCCAGTTTATGAAAGACGATGCCCGGCTTTTTGTACATATCTTTACCCACCGGGAGTATGCCTATCTTTTCGAAGTGCGCGATGAAAGCGATTGGATGGCCAAATATTTTTTTACCGGCGGTCAGATGCCCGGTGATATGCTTTTTCATTATTTCAATGAAGATCTTCGCATTGAAGAACATTGGCGCGTATCGGGTTTGCATTACGCCAAAACATCCGAAGCGTGGCTGGCCAACATGGATCGCCACCGCAAGGAAATCATGCCGCTTTTGGAATCAACCTATGGCAGCAACAATGCGCGCATGTGGTGGGTGTACTGGCGAATATTTTTTATGGCCTGCGCCGAACTATGGCAGTACAACCAAGGTGACGAATGGTTAGTCAGTCATTACCGATTCAGGAAAAATATATGA
- the typA gene encoding translational GTPase TypA, whose translation MKRRTDIRNVAIIAHVDHGKTTLVDQLLRQSGTFRENQQVAERVMDSNDLERERGITILAKNTSIRYKGAKINIVDTPGHADFGGEVERIMTMVDGVLLLVDAFDGPMPQTKFVLKKALASNCTPIVVINKIDRPGARPHEVLDEVFNLFLELNANDEQLDFATIYASAKMGFAQYEIDQANSDMVPLFDTILERIPSPPGEREAAFQMLVANIDYSDYLGRIAIGRIQRGEIKTGQNVAVMKKDGTRYNSRVVKLFAYEGLKRTETESAYSGEIVAMAGMEEIQIGETIADYNNPEALEPIHVDEPTIAMNFIVNNSPFAGQDGKFVTSRHLRERLYKELLSNLALRVEDTESMDTFKVSGRGELHLCILIENMRREGFEFQVSRPEVIMKRVDGQLLEPMEYLIIDVPEEYMGVVIEKLGKRKAEMKNLIHLDNKQVKIEFVIPARGLIGYRGEFLTDTRGTGVLNHIFHDYAPYKGDIGGRLNGVLISMEQTETVAYALFGLQERGELIVDPQTPVYEGMIIGKHSRENDLVVNVGKGKKLTNMRASGSDDAVRLEPVRPMSLEDYIEFINDDELVEITPKTFRLRKKVLKESDRRREERKKKD comes from the coding sequence ATGAAGCGCCGAACGGACATTCGCAATGTAGCTATCATAGCCCACGTTGATCACGGCAAAACAACCTTGGTGGATCAGCTCTTGCGCCAAAGCGGCACGTTTCGCGAAAATCAACAGGTCGCCGAACGCGTGATGGACTCCAACGATCTCGAACGTGAACGCGGCATTACCATTTTAGCTAAAAACACGTCGATTCGTTACAAAGGCGCAAAAATCAATATCGTGGATACACCCGGTCACGCCGACTTTGGCGGTGAAGTGGAACGTATCATGACCATGGTGGATGGCGTATTGCTACTAGTGGATGCGTTTGACGGGCCTATGCCGCAAACCAAATTTGTACTCAAAAAAGCTCTCGCTTCCAACTGTACACCGATCGTCGTGATCAATAAAATTGACCGCCCTGGTGCGCGGCCGCACGAAGTGCTCGACGAAGTATTTAATCTTTTTCTCGAACTCAACGCCAACGACGAGCAGTTGGACTTCGCCACCATCTACGCGTCAGCTAAGATGGGATTTGCGCAGTATGAAATTGATCAGGCCAATAGCGACATGGTGCCCCTGTTCGATACGATCCTCGAACGTATCCCGAGTCCGCCGGGCGAACGGGAAGCGGCGTTTCAAATGCTGGTAGCCAATATAGACTATTCCGATTATCTCGGACGGATTGCTATCGGTCGCATTCAGCGGGGCGAAATCAAAACCGGCCAAAATGTGGCCGTTATGAAAAAAGACGGTACGCGCTACAATAGCCGTGTGGTGAAGCTTTTCGCCTATGAAGGCTTGAAACGTACGGAAACGGAAAGCGCCTACTCCGGTGAAATCGTAGCCATGGCGGGTATGGAGGAAATTCAGATCGGTGAAACGATCGCGGATTACAATAATCCGGAAGCACTGGAACCGATACACGTGGATGAACCTACGATTGCTATGAATTTTATCGTCAATAATTCACCCTTCGCAGGGCAAGACGGAAAATTTGTAACGTCACGCCATTTACGCGAACGTTTGTATAAAGAATTATTGTCGAATCTCGCATTGCGCGTCGAAGATACCGAAAGTATGGATACGTTCAAAGTATCCGGACGCGGTGAACTGCACCTTTGTATTCTTATCGAAAATATGCGGCGTGAAGGATTTGAATTTCAAGTGTCGCGTCCCGAAGTGATCATGAAACGCGTCGACGGCCAATTACTGGAGCCGATGGAATATCTGATCATTGACGTACCAGAAGAGTATATGGGTGTCGTGATCGAAAAATTGGGTAAGCGTAAAGCCGAGATGAAAAACCTGATTCACTTGGACAATAAACAGGTGAAAATCGAATTTGTTATTCCGGCGCGCGGATTGATCGGATATCGCGGTGAATTTCTCACCGATACCCGCGGAACCGGCGTACTCAATCATATTTTTCACGACTACGCGCCGTACAAAGGCGATATCGGCGGACGCTTAAACGGTGTTTTGATCTCGATGGAACAAACGGAAACCGTAGCGTATGCATTGTTTGGTTTGCAGGAACGCGGTGAATTGATCGTGGATCCTCAGACACCGGTTTACGAAGGAATGATCATCGGTAAACATTCCCGTGAAAACGATCTTGTCGTGAATGTTGGAAAAGGAAAAAAACTGACCAACATGCGTGCTTCCGGTTCGGATGATGCGGTTCGATTGGAACCGGTGCGTCCGATGAGTTTGGAAGATTATATTGAGTTCATTAATGATGACGAATTGGTTGAAATTACGCCTAAAACATTCCGTCTTCGTAAAAAAGTACTCAAAGAATCGGATCGTCGTCGTGAAGAGCGTAAGAAAAAAGATTAA
- a CDS encoding DUF2062 domain-containing protein: protein MITDFFRRRLIQPLMDLLRQGLSAEKLALSVSLGFVLGIFPMIGATTILCLVIGALFRVNQLAIQTVNYFLFPVQIAFYIPFFQMGAWLFGYDHFPFTFEEIATMLSRNPWQAIVSLWWANLRAITAWLLTAPLLGGILYLILVPVFKPITARFFPDKA, encoded by the coding sequence ATGATCACCGATTTCTTTCGACGACGCCTTATTCAGCCGCTGATGGATTTGTTACGCCAAGGCCTTTCCGCCGAAAAACTTGCGCTGAGTGTCAGCCTCGGTTTTGTGTTGGGTATATTCCCTATGATCGGCGCCACGACCATTTTATGTTTGGTGATCGGAGCGCTTTTTCGTGTTAACCAACTGGCCATTCAAACGGTTAATTATTTTCTCTTTCCTGTACAAATCGCTTTTTATATTCCTTTTTTTCAGATGGGTGCTTGGCTTTTCGGATACGATCATTTTCCTTTCACGTTTGAAGAGATCGCAACCATGCTCAGCCGTAATCCATGGCAAGCCATCGTATCCCTATGGTGGGCCAATCTGCGTGCTATAACGGCATGGCTTCTTACGGCGCCGCTTTTAGGCGGAATACTCTATCTGATTTTAGTTCCCGTTTTCAAACCTATCACAGCGCGTTTCTTTCCGGACAAGGCTTGA
- a CDS encoding acyl-CoA desaturase gives MEIAIFFAGHWFTSLFSQSFFLHRYSAHKMFNMNAFWERFFYFFTFLTQGSSFLNPRAYAVMHRMHHAFSDTEKDPHSPHFFKDVFRLMWHTKKVYFDLLTGKTIPEQQFDGDTPRWGWLDAMSNAWVVRVAWGVGYFIFYYFFVPEGYTWLYALLPLHFLMGPIHGAIVNWCGHKYGYANFDNRDKSKNSLVWDFMLLGELFQNNHHKYPNRPNFAVRWFELDPTYPIMKVLDWMRIIRIRRKSNAA, from the coding sequence ATGGAAATTGCGATTTTTTTTGCAGGACATTGGTTCACGTCCTTGTTTTCCCAAAGTTTCTTTTTACACCGTTATTCGGCTCACAAGATGTTTAATATGAACGCGTTTTGGGAAAGGTTCTTTTATTTTTTCACGTTTCTGACGCAAGGATCGTCGTTTCTCAACCCGCGTGCATACGCCGTGATGCATCGAATGCACCACGCTTTCAGTGATACCGAAAAAGATCCGCATTCACCGCATTTTTTTAAGGATGTGTTTCGCCTGATGTGGCATACCAAAAAAGTTTATTTTGACCTGTTGACGGGAAAAACTATTCCCGAACAACAATTTGACGGCGATACGCCGCGCTGGGGTTGGCTTGATGCGATGTCCAATGCCTGGGTCGTGCGCGTCGCGTGGGGTGTAGGATACTTTATTTTTTATTATTTTTTCGTCCCGGAAGGATATACCTGGCTATACGCCCTTTTACCACTGCATTTTTTGATGGGACCGATACACGGCGCGATTGTCAACTGGTGCGGACATAAGTACGGATATGCTAATTTTGACAATCGTGATAAATCGAAAAATTCACTCGTCTGGGACTTTATGTTGCTGGGCGAATTATTTCAAAATAATCATCATAAATACCCTAACCGGCCTAATTTTGCCGTGCGTTGGTTCGAATTGGATCCGACCTATCCGATTATGAAGGTTTTGGATTGGATGCGAATCATACGTATACGCCGCAAATCCAACGCCGCGTAG
- a CDS encoding DUF1475 family protein, giving the protein MLTFLKILFSVIFAGMIAVVVTTSYESNLFTLIATWDPANSMAPWFSATLWDFYANVVFIFVWVAYKENNVLRSIVWLILLVTLGSIATALYALIQLFKLQTGQTIRDFFTAQNAA; this is encoded by the coding sequence ATGCTTACTTTTCTGAAAATCCTATTCAGCGTTATTTTTGCGGGCATGATCGCCGTCGTGGTTACTACCAGCTACGAAAGTAATCTATTTACTCTGATCGCTACCTGGGATCCCGCGAATTCTATGGCCCCGTGGTTTTCGGCCACGCTGTGGGATTTTTATGCTAATGTCGTTTTTATTTTTGTGTGGGTTGCATATAAAGAAAACAATGTTCTTCGCAGTATTGTGTGGTTGATCTTGCTGGTTACTCTCGGAAGCATCGCCACGGCACTGTACGCATTGATTCAGCTTTTCAAACTGCAAACCGGGCAAACTATACGTGATTTTTTTACGGCACAAAACGCAGCATAA
- the ffh gene encoding signal recognition particle protein, protein MFNDLSAKIEGAFKRLAGRGVINEKNIQEALREIRMALLEADVNFKVVKDFIDKATAKALGQEVLRSVSPGDQLVKIVYDELVETLGHEHAPLKHAGIPPTVVMVVGLQGSGKTTFSGKLANYLRKKGRKPMLVAADVYRPAAADQLRTLGKTLDIPTFSPDEAGSLDPVKICFDAVTYARQHGRDLIVLDTAGRLHIDDALMTELEQIKVKTQPNEILFVADGMTGQDAVNTAAEFVKRLDFDGVVLTKLDGDARGGAALSIRSITGKPIKFIGTGEKMDALEEFYPDRMASRILGMGDIVSLVEKAQETIDQEQAQKMHEKMMKNEFTLADFSTQLGQIKKLGSLESILSMIPGVGSKIKGMQMDDKVLVRMEAIISSMTPKERERPQMLDGRRRLRIARGSGTSVQEVNRLLKQFDDMKRMMKKIGKMNPAEVMNMMSQMGR, encoded by the coding sequence ATGTTCAATGATCTTTCGGCCAAAATAGAAGGTGCTTTCAAGCGTCTTGCCGGGCGCGGCGTTATCAATGAAAAGAATATCCAGGAAGCGTTGCGCGAAATTCGTATGGCGCTTTTGGAAGCCGACGTCAATTTTAAAGTAGTCAAAGACTTTATTGATAAAGCCACGGCCAAAGCGCTCGGACAGGAAGTGTTGCGCAGCGTTTCGCCGGGTGATCAGCTCGTCAAGATCGTGTATGATGAACTGGTCGAGACACTCGGGCACGAACACGCGCCGCTCAAACACGCAGGCATTCCCCCGACAGTAGTGATGGTCGTCGGTTTGCAAGGTTCCGGTAAGACGACGTTTTCCGGCAAATTAGCAAACTATCTGAGAAAAAAAGGTCGTAAGCCCATGCTGGTGGCGGCGGACGTATATCGTCCGGCTGCGGCCGATCAGTTGCGCACCCTTGGCAAAACGCTCGATATTCCGACATTTTCTCCCGACGAAGCGGGTTCCCTTGATCCGGTCAAAATCTGTTTTGATGCGGTGACCTATGCACGGCAACACGGGCGTGATCTGATCGTACTCGATACGGCCGGTCGTTTGCATATTGATGATGCATTGATGACGGAGCTCGAACAGATCAAAGTTAAAACGCAGCCTAACGAAATTTTATTTGTTGCCGACGGTATGACCGGACAAGACGCCGTTAATACCGCGGCCGAGTTTGTCAAACGATTGGATTTTGACGGTGTAGTACTGACCAAGTTGGACGGTGATGCGCGCGGCGGTGCGGCATTATCTATACGCAGTATTACGGGAAAACCGATCAAATTTATCGGTACCGGCGAAAAAATGGATGCGCTGGAAGAATTTTATCCGGATCGCATGGCGTCGCGTATTTTGGGTATGGGCGACATCGTCAGTCTCGTGGAAAAAGCGCAAGAGACGATTGATCAAGAGCAGGCCCAGAAGATGCACGAGAAGATGATGAAAAACGAGTTTACGCTCGCCGATTTTTCGACGCAACTCGGGCAGATCAAAAAACTCGGTTCGCTGGAATCTATTCTTTCGATGATACCGGGTGTCGGCAGCAAAATCAAAGGCATGCAGATGGACGATAAAGTTTTGGTTCGCATGGAGGCGATTATTTCTTCCATGACCCCCAAAGAACGCGAACGTCCGCAGATGCTGGACGGGCGCCGCCGTTTGCGTATTGCCCGCGGCAGCGGCACTTCGGTACAGGAAGTGAACCGTCTGCTTAAACAATTTGATGATATGAAACGCATGATGAAAAAGATCGGAAAAATGAATCCGGCTGAAGTGATGAATATGATGTCGCAAATGGGGCGATAG